Proteins encoded by one window of Manis pentadactyla isolate mManPen7 chromosome X, mManPen7.hap1, whole genome shotgun sequence:
- the LOC118921116 gene encoding mitochondrial import inner membrane translocase subunit Tim9-like translates to MASQIPESDQIKQFKEFLRTYNKLTETCFLDCVKDFTTREVKPEETICSEHCLQKYLKMTQRISMRFQEYHIQQNEALAAKAGLLGQPR, encoded by the coding sequence ATGGCTTCACAAATACCAGAATCTGATCAGATAAAACAGTTTAAGGAATTTCTCAGAACCTACAATAAACTTACAGAAACCTGCTTTTTGGACTGTGTTAAAGACTTCACAACAAGAGAAGTGAAACCTGAAGAGACCATCTGTTCAGAACATTGcttacagaaatatttaaaaatgacacaaaGGATATCTATGAGATTCCAGGAATATCATATTCAGCAGAATGAAGCCCTAGCAGCCAAAGCAGGACTCCTTGGCCAACCACGATAA